The sequence TTTGTCTTCCTGACGAAGGAAGGAACTCATATCAACTGATTCCATTCATTTATGCCAATATTTGGGCAATGACCGAACTGGAGATCAAACAACTGCTGGATGAGAAGTATGAAGAATACTGCCATCCGCGTTTTATCGGCCCCGACCCGATCTCCATTCCGCATCTGTTTGAGGAAAGAAATGACATTGAAGTGAGCGCACTCCTTGCCGCCACCATTGCCTGGGGACAGCGGCCCACCATTATCCGCAATGCGGAAAGCGCAATGCAGCGCATGGGAAACGAGCCGTATCGGTTTGTGATGGAACATTCGGAGAACGACCTGAAGGTGCTGGACGGGTTCGTGCACCGCACCTTCAATGCCGAAGACCTCAAGCATTTCATCCGTGCCTTACGGCACATCTATTCCATGTACGATTCGTTGGAGGACATCTTTCTGGAAGGAATAGCGTCTGATGACTCGAACCTGAAGAACGCGATCCATCATTTCAAGCAGGTGTTCTTTTCCATTCCGCATGCGAAACGCACGCAGAAACATGTGGCCGACCCAATGAAAGGTTCCTCGGCCAAACGCCTCAATATGTACCTGCGATGGATGGTGCGCCTGAACGATAAAGGCGTGGATTTCGGTCTTTGGAACCGCATTCCCACTTCCATCCTTTCGTGTCCATTGGATGTACATTCGGGAAGAAATGCGCGGCAGTTGGGACTGCTAACGCGAACACAGAACGATTGGCAGGCCGTGGAGGAACTGGATGCTGCCCTCCGAACCTTCGACCCGAACGACCCCGTGAAATACGATTATGCACTTTTCGGGTTGGGAATTTATTCTTGAACAACGCACTTCATTTTATCTAACTTAGCGTGTCTTTTTTAAAGAATACATGCCAAACAAATTGACCCTGCCATGAAACACATGTTTTTCCTTTCGCTCCTTATTCTTTCTTCCGTTTTCAGTTATGGACAGGATTATCCATGCTATGGAGGTTTTTCGTTTTGGGGTGGTTACACCATCAGTTTTGAGGACACCGTTTGTGGCTTTCAGTTTTCAGAGGAATCTCCAACAGACACCATCAACATTTGGCAAATTGGACATCCAAACAAAACGGTTTTCACTTCTGCATATTTAGGGTCAAAGGCTATTGTTACTGATACGGCATTACCCTATCCGATCAATGACACGTCTTCATTTGTAATTATGAACGGAACTGGTTATGGCTTCGAATACGGTAATACTGTAGTATTGGCCGGCAAGTATTATGTCAATTCGGACTCATTGAATGATTACGGAATAATTGAATTCTCACCTGATAACGGAACAACTTGGATAGACCTTATAAATGATACTGTTTATAGTCAAAGTCCAAATTCGTTATATTATTGGTATTCTGAAAAACCTGTATTAACAGGCAATTCATTTGGTTGGAATGAGTTCTGGGTGAACTTAGCTGGATTTAAAAATGAATTTGAAATACAGTTAGATGATACTGTACTCTATCGATTCACTTTTATCAGCGACTCCATTGCCGACACCTTGGACGGGCTGATGTTTGACGACCTACATTTTGAGGATTGGGCGGAAGGAATTGAAGAACAGAAATTTCAGAACCTGTCATCGAAAGCCTATCCTAATCCCACCAGTTCATCACTAACCATTGAGTTTGACAATACACGGAACCAACTGTTCCAACTGAACATTTTTGATGCACTTGGGCGCGTCATCTATTCCAAAAGTGCCACCGACCAACGCATCTCCGTTCCAACAGACGGTCTCAATAGCGGCATCTACCATTATACGCTCACCAATAACGAACTCAGCAGGCGCGCATCGGGCAGGTTTGTGGTGCGGAAGGAATAGC is a genomic window of Flavobacteriales bacterium containing:
- a CDS encoding TIGR02757 family protein, whose protein sequence is MTELEIKQLLDEKYEEYCHPRFIGPDPISIPHLFEERNDIEVSALLAATIAWGQRPTIIRNAESAMQRMGNEPYRFVMEHSENDLKVLDGFVHRTFNAEDLKHFIRALRHIYSMYDSLEDIFLEGIASDDSNLKNAIHHFKQVFFSIPHAKRTQKHVADPMKGSSAKRLNMYLRWMVRLNDKGVDFGLWNRIPTSILSCPLDVHSGRNARQLGLLTRTQNDWQAVEELDAALRTFDPNDPVKYDYALFGLGIYS
- a CDS encoding T9SS type A sorting domain-containing protein, which codes for MKHMFFLSLLILSSVFSYGQDYPCYGGFSFWGGYTISFEDTVCGFQFSEESPTDTINIWQIGHPNKTVFTSAYLGSKAIVTDTALPYPINDTSSFVIMNGTGYGFEYGNTVVLAGKYYVNSDSLNDYGIIEFSPDNGTTWIDLINDTVYSQSPNSLYYWYSEKPVLTGNSFGWNEFWVNLAGFKNEFEIQLDDTVLYRFTFISDSIADTLDGLMFDDLHFEDWAEGIEEQKFQNLSSKAYPNPTSSSLTIEFDNTRNQLFQLNIFDALGRVIYSKSATDQRISVPTDGLNSGIYHYTLTNNELSRRASGRFVVRKE